The genomic segment ATTCGGCTAAGCGCATGTTCCATACTGGATGTGGTTCATTTCGAAGCTCGTCGCCCGGTTCAGGAGCTGCAACAGGAAGACTTGATCCAGTTTGGCAAGCTGATACTGTCTTTGGCGACCAATACGCCACCAAGCCAGCTCACCAATCTGAAAGGATCGATGGAACAAATGAGCCGGGTGTATTCTAAAGAGATCACTGATACTGTCTTATGGCTCCTGACTCCGGCTCCAGCGGGCGCCACACCCAAGGGCATCGAAGAATTCATTCGGGGCATAGCGGTTCATATGGTGGCCACGCTGGACGCCAGCCTTCAAGAGGCCGACACGATGAAGTCGGAGCTGTTTCGCGAGTTGGAGAATGGTCGGCTGGTACGCCTGATGGCCAAGCTTGGTACCATCAACGAGAGACAAGAGTTCGATGGCGACAGAGCATGGTCAGAAAACGGCGAACGGTACATGCTGAAGCTGTTCCGTGACTATGTCTTCCATCAGGTTGATGCAAATGGCAATCCTGTGGTGGACATGGGCCATATCATCCGATGTCTGAACAGGTTGGATGCCGGCAGCGATGACAGAATCTGCCTCACAAGCCGAGACGAGCAGACGAGCTTCGTAGTCAGTTATAAGGATCTGAAGAAGCAGCTCGGCAATGCTTTCGGCGAGCTGCTTAAGGCAGGAAAACAGTCAACGGCCCGAGGATTCCAAGGTTCCTCTCACTAGAATTGGGAGAACTGGAGAGTCTCCGGTTCCGATCACGATTATTTCCACCATCACCAAAACTCTAAGAAAGATGCTCCCATCTGTTTGGACCGCAGACCTCGAGGCGAAATCAACGACGAGACAAGCAACGCTTGAGCGCGACGACCAATCACATTGGTTTACGCTGTTGGATTCCGCATAGAATGTTGGAGCTTCACGTGAGAGATAGATAACCGGGGCGCAAGATGGACAGCACTTGCGAAATCAGAGCGGACAGGGGTCAACTGACTGGGACAGGAAAGTGATGCAAACTAGTAAATAGATGAGAGATGAGCGACCTCACAGGATGCGGGGGTCTCTTTCTTACCTGACGCACGTGGTAGATGAAGCGACACGAGGAGCGAGCAGTTACGAAACAAGTTTCAATTCATttccttgcgcttcttgggcGACGAAGTGTCTGGTTGAGCGGGCTATTGTCTTTGGTAGAACGGGCAGTTCTTTTGGGAACAACACAAGTCATGATAACTTCGCCATCGTGAGATTTTGTGTGCCATGGTATCTTCATTTGGGCAGCATGTTGGTATGTGTGACATGCCATCATCATTCAtgtcctgctgctgcgggtATAAATATCGATACAGCCGTGCTATACCATGGACCAGAACCTTTCCATTGTGGTTCCTCTTTGTCAAACTGTTTGGCGTCTTGGTTCcttactctctctctttctcttgaGGTGGAGTTCAACATAGGTAACCCTCTCTGCCCTAGCCAGCTCATGATCTCGTCCTTGTGGTTTCGTGGTGTCGCAGTTTCTCCCGAATTGAGATCATTCCTCGTCGGGTTGCGCAAAGGGATTCGCTATGGgctcgctgccgtcgacggggctGACGAGGACAAGCAGAGTTCCgcgagcgacgacgaggccaagggaTCTCGTTCTTTCATTTCCTTCCTCGTCTGTCGGTTTTGTGTACAGCGTGTCAGCAATGGCCTTCACGGGCTATGTAGTAGGCAGTCTTACCTCTCATGACCTCATGGACATCATCCAAGACGAGGTTCATCAATGCATCATATCCCTTGAGTGTGCCGGTGACTGTGCGTCTGGTCAGCAAGCTTTGCTCCGCGTTGAAGTGTTGCCGAGAATGATGTGAGTGACTGACCTTCACGGCCACCGTTGAACTTGACGGTAATCTGCTTGTCCATGTACTTTGACAGGTCCAGGatgttctccttcttgggTCTCTCGCGGTCACCGCTGGCCCCCTGGGGTGCTCCacggtcgccgccgccgccgcgtcctcctccacgtccGCGatagccgccgccgccaccacctcctcggccaccgcCTCTGTGCGATCCTCTGTCTGCCATTGCGCGTACGATTGTGTAGGGTGGAGAGCGTGTGGAGGACTTCGTAGCGTTTTCGTCGGGAGACTACAAGCGGCCTTCTTGGGATCGGATTGATCAATGGTCTTTAGCGAGTTGTCGTCGTGGCCGTGTTCGGAGCGCAGGGGTGTGTGGTCGTCCCGAATGACGTTGTTGAAGGTTGCGCTTGTGTTTTGCTCTTTTGCGGCCTGGGGAGGTGAGGTCGGTGATTCGGTGCGAGGAAAATGAACAAGCTTGAGCTTTGGTCCGGGCTGTGGTGGGGCCATTTGGGTGCTCAGCGCGGTCTCCCCGCgtcgtcaagaaggccggcCTCCGTGATTGGCGGGGTCGCCGTTGGTCTTCAGACTATCTCAGGTATCTATCTGGTATCTATCTGCATACCAACCTAACTACTTACATACTTAGATTTCAGGTCCGGGCGATATGATGAAGAAGGAAATATCAGATATGCGCCGGGTTTGATGTTATGGGACATTCATTTTGTGAAGGAGACAATAGTATAGGCCTTTTGAGATGAAGACTATCGATCTCTATTCCGCTGAGGCTCAACGCGTCTGATGGTCTTTACAAACACGAGCTCAATAATTGCGGCATTGACGGTTCACTATCATCATATTGTACTTGTACCGCGTGTCGACAACGCCAGACTTCACTGTGAGACCGTGGATTGCGTTATTCCGCAATTGCAGTGCAGCAATGCCTCTCTGTCATGGGCACGAGTTGGACGGATTTTCTTTTCCACGAATGCCTTTTTTAGATGACAGGTAGAGTTCACAAGCAATGCCAAGAAGACGGCTATCTCTCACGACAACGGGAGCAGTATATTGACTTGAGTCACCCGCTCTGAACACTGCTAATCGCGTTGGACCGACCAGGTGGTTGACGACTTTTTGGCAGCATGAGCAACGCCCGAGTGAAACACCTTGTCGCCTTCATAGCAGGGCGCGTCGCCGACAAACGGACAAGAGATGCCCGAGCACCCAGTTGATTTTCAGTAACTCGGCCAACAGCGACCAACCGGACTGCAAGTGACTAGAGTTGGATGGGAGGCCGTGGCTGTGCAATCCTGATCGTGTTCGTCCACTGACAACAATCAAGGAAAACCGCCCAAAAGATTGAAAGGGGAGATTTCTCATCCCTAGTCCAAACCAGGCGCGTAGAGTGCGCGATATATTTCCTGTGTGCAGCTTTGACTGTGTGGGTGTCTTTGAGCGAGTGTGTCTGAAATGACTGTCCTGCTTGCAAGTTCCAAAATGTCTTGGCAGTGCCTCTGCGCCACCGCAACGATGAGCAGGAAACGGGCAAAGGGAATACGCTAGGCATTTTTCACACGCCAGGTAGCCAGGGGTTTGGATCGCAAGGGGGCCCCAGTTCGTATCGGCAAGTGGAAAAGAGAGGACGAGATGGCGAGAGTCTGCGGGCGGTAAATTATCAAATTGCATCCTCTCTCTGTCCATTTGGAACCATCTGGCCATTCGTTTCGGTATTCCTACGCCGCGCAGGTTGACGTACTACGGTGACGAGGCCCCGACGTATGTGCAGGAGTGAGAAGACGGGAACGGGGAAAAGGGACGGCCCTGGTGCTCAAAGTGACAGTCATGTCATCGCAGAGAAAGTTACAATGTTGAAGGACGAACCAACTAGAAATAAATCGACCAACCGAATAGCAATGATGATGAGGCGGAGAAGGGTACCCGCCGCCCGGGGGGCCAAAACTTCACAGGCCCAAAAATAAGGTGTTTGTTCTGGCAGTCAGCGTCGGAGGTCGTTACATTCTGGGGTTTCTTGGGGGCATCGGCACGTACTCGGGGCGTGCGCTCCGGTAGGACATTTGACTTTGGCATGTCAATGTGAGGGGCGATGGTGACATGCCATGCGGAAGCTTCATCACGAACAGGCGAGAGGGCCTGCTCCGTCCATAGGGGACCCATAGGCGGCTTCAGGGCTGTTCTGCGCAGCACTACATAaaggtacctaggtgggGTGAAGTAAGTGTACTTTCCTGGAGAGAAAAGTCATGTCCATTTCCTGCTGAGACGCTGCCTGAGTCGGGTAGTCTCGGCGGAGGGCAATGCTGTGTGCTTAGGAGGTCGGTAGTGACGATCAACAACAGTAGGAGGGCGTAGGTTTGGGAGTGCGTTCCTCGCGTTCCGCCCCGTCCGAAAGAGACAAAGCTTCCTCAATGTCGGGTCTCTGTGTGTCCACACAACCCCGTTGCGCCATCTCCTTTCCAGAATGGTTCTATTCCGCGCGAGACGAGCGGGCGCACGGGTTCCCTCCTCGAGGTAGTGCCCTAGCCTGTTATATCTTACTAAGTAACATtaggggatggatggacggatggTGTAGTCAGTCTCTTTGCTCCGCCCCTCTGTCCTCGGCCCGCTGGCGAGTCAACCGTGAGGGTGCAGTGTAAGTGCAAGCAGGGTAAGGTGGCATTCAGTGGTCGGGGTGCCAATTCAAGAGCCAAGACGGTATGTACCCCTTCAGGCGGGTAGCGAGGTGTCAGGATGCAATgcccgagaaggagagaggggctGGACCTCTCTCGGTGACCCAGGTTGGTAGGTGAGCAGGTGAGGATCATCGCTGGCTTTCCCACCCGCCAACTTTCCCCTTGTCAAGGTTGTTTGTTAGTGACGGTTTCTCCCTCGAgtcccttccctcccctcccctcccctcccctcccctcttgAGCAAGTGAGAGGGAGGAGTGGGCGGGATGAGACTCTCCTCTCAAAACACTCAATGCcgactggctggctggctggatGCCTCTGTTACCCCAGTATTCGGGCTGTGCATGCATGGTGTTGGAGTCGGGTCTCTTCCTGGATCCCCTTTCAGGGAAAACTAGGTGGCTCCCTGTTCTCCGCTTGTAATACAATATGTTACTGCTGGCTTGTTCCGACCTCCAGTTTTCTACATTTCCCGGCGCCTCCTACTTGCGAGAGGGGTTTGTTTCGTCCGCGGCCCGGTGAAGTGCATCGACCGGTTGCCTCACGATCAAAAACCCGCAAGCGAAAGTCACCCCTTCTTGTTCGAAGAGGCTGTCGATTCGCCGCCCACTTGTCGCATTCCCCCCCCCGTCGAGTCAACCCCCCTTCTTGGCTCGCAGCCAGCCTTTCAGCTTCCAAGCCTTCATagggctgccgccgccgattTCACTGTCTTACATAAGGAGTCCAACAACATACGGATACGGCATCTACTCATCTTACCTGATATTAGTCGCTCAATCTGCTTCTTTTTCAAACCGATTCTTCGTTGCGCCGGATGCCCGCGCCACCCCCGGACATACTACCTCGAAACTTGTGGATGGAATGAATTACTACCAAGATTATTGTTGCCCATGATCCCTTTGCTACTGCCGATTTCACCTCCTCATCTAGGACAAGCTACTGCGACATTTCCATCGTTGGAGTCAGCCGAAGCAAGAAGAATCAGCTCGAGAAAAGGACTCGGTGAGGAGGGAAAACCGCGCAACGTCAACGGCCAGGGTCTCCTTACCTCCCCAAGGCCCAAGCAAAGTCCACACCATCGTCAATGAAAAGCAGGCTTCTCGGACAACCAAGGACGGGAAAtggaaaagagaaaagggaaagcaagggaaaaggaagagagggggagagggaggcgggAGGAGAGATAACCTTGGGCACGCAGCCCCGAGCCCAGTCCAATCCAAACCAGCCCAGTATGAGATGTAGCTCCCTACACCACCGCCTGGACCTGGCCTTGATTTTTATTCTTTCGAGTCCTTCTGGCGGTGTCTTGATGGTATCGTTGGTGTACTATCTACTGAACAAACAAGTCCCACCCAACTGGGCTGCAATTCGGAGGGTGCCCGTCCCGGTTCGTACGCGCATCATCACCACATTCCGCCGCGTTGCCTCGCATCTCACTTTCACCTTCACCTTTGACTATTCCGTCCCACACCACCTTGCCTCGCATCTCCTTACCGCGATTGAATTGGTAGTTGTTGCAGTCTCCCGTCAAATATCATCGCTTCACACACTTCCCATCCGCCTCATTCATCTTATGGTAGGTAGCCAACGTCATCTCACTCCCATCGACCATTAAACGCCTCTTTGAATTGGTCTCAAATGTCCTCGGGTTCCGTCCGTCCAAGCTTTTTAgactcctccctcccccgacgaaggaaaagaagcacGCCGGgtcccctcccacccccgGCTCCATCTGTTTAGTGGAACTCCCTCCGCCCTTGCTGCACCATGAGCTGCACCTGCGGCTTGTGAGGTGCCACTCGCTCCACTCGACTCCTCTGCACTGCATTTCCCAGCGTCCACACACTCTCTTTACCTCACTTTCACCGTCCCgatctcactcactcatgCTAGTTCTTCCTTCCCTCGTCCCCTGCTTTCTCACTCGGACGATGCTCACGACACACAGAAAACTTCGGCAGCGCTTAACCTGAAGCTTTGATAGCGGGATCACGGCACTGGCCCACTCCTTCTCATTGGACAATTCATCGTTAACCCGCCTGTCTCCTCCAGCTgcgcccccgccgcccgcccgctcTTTCTCTCTGGGACGGAGTCCTCTctgcttcctcctccttcccgAGTTCCCCCATCCTATCCCGTCTGCTTCACTCTTATTGTTCCCTCCATCTCTCGGCGCTACTATTCCGTTtatccctccccccttcagTGAGGTGC from the Colletotrichum destructivum chromosome 10, complete sequence genome contains:
- a CDS encoding Putative sm-like protein Lsm7/SmG; amino-acid sequence: MADRGSHRGGGRGGGGGGGYRGRGGGRGGGGDRGAPQGASGDRERPKKENILDLSKYMDKQITVKFNGGREVTGTLKGYDALMNLVLDDVHEVMRDEEGNERTRSLGLVVARGTLLVLVSPVDGSEPIANPFAQPDEE